The Peribacillus simplex genome contains a region encoding:
- a CDS encoding TerC family protein has translation MDFLTGEFISGLLAIIMIDLVLAGDNAILIGLAARKLPKEQQKKVIIWGAVGAIVIRIIATLLVVWLLEVPGLHLIGGLLLVWIAYKLLIDEEEHDVKPADSMWAAIKTIIIADALMGLDNVLAVAGASHGNFALVVIGLLVSIPVVMYGSTLILKLIERFPFIIIIGAGILGWTASKMIVAEPFMHDYFANPFIKYGFEAIVVIGILVAGTSRQKNIEKEKANREKMQIERNG, from the coding sequence TTGGATTTTTTAACAGGTGAATTCATTTCAGGACTTTTAGCGATCATTATGATAGATTTGGTTCTAGCCGGTGATAATGCGATCCTTATTGGATTGGCTGCAAGAAAGCTTCCAAAAGAACAGCAAAAAAAGGTGATTATATGGGGAGCGGTCGGCGCAATTGTGATAAGGATCATTGCAACGCTGCTGGTCGTTTGGCTCTTAGAGGTGCCTGGACTGCATTTAATAGGGGGATTACTTCTTGTATGGATTGCTTATAAGCTCCTTATTGATGAAGAAGAACATGATGTGAAGCCAGCAGACTCGATGTGGGCTGCCATAAAAACGATCATTATTGCAGATGCTTTGATGGGATTGGATAACGTCCTAGCTGTGGCAGGTGCATCTCATGGTAACTTCGCTTTAGTGGTTATCGGTTTGCTTGTATCCATCCCAGTAGTGATGTATGGAAGCACATTAATCCTGAAACTGATAGAACGCTTCCCATTCATCATAATAATTGGTGCGGGAATACTAGGCTGGACTGCTTCTAAAATGATCGTAGCTGAACCTTTCATGCACGACTACTTTGCAAATCCCTTCATTAAATATGGATTTGAAGCAATAGTGGTGATTGGAATCCTGGTTGCCGGGACTTCAAGACAGAAAAATATCGAAAAAGAAAAAGCAAACAGAGAAAAAATGCAAATTGAACGTAATGGATAA
- a CDS encoding tagaturonate reductase, whose translation MNINKSQLKSLSKDIKAVQYSHMMDFPIKVLQIGEGNFLRGFFDWMIHECNKQGHFMGSIAVTQPRPAGKRKIEEMKRQDGLYTLMLRGLHQGEEVEKTEIISVFSKVIDPYEEWVDFLALSENPELEFVVSNTTEAGLKYQPIPLEEGKPIESFPGKLTAFLYHRYLHFNGEAKKGLIMLPCELLERNGDSLKQCVLKHSRDWDLPKPFMEWVDRDNLFLNSLVDRIVTGFPANESEKLFTAWGYKDTLLNTAEPYHLWAIEGDPCIDQRLPLQQSGLNVRWVKDLTPYQMRKVRILNGSHTLMAPLGILSGMEEVKQAIEHPEFNQFLNNAIEKEIIPSLPFDQKEMMLYGESVLERFKNPFVHHLLADISLNSISKFKVRLLPTLEEYHKAQGRLPECIIRGFSALIRFYKVHEVKGSYMGKSFAGKVYVVKDDIKTIEFFKEQWLRYDQGEIPLRQLIEATLSNQYLWGKDLSDIPNLGNDLCQYLERMIDKNHPL comes from the coding sequence ATGAACATAAATAAAAGTCAACTAAAGAGTCTGAGTAAAGATATAAAAGCTGTCCAATATTCACATATGATGGATTTTCCCATAAAAGTATTGCAGATTGGGGAGGGGAATTTTCTTCGAGGCTTCTTTGATTGGATGATTCATGAATGTAATAAACAAGGTCATTTCATGGGAAGTATTGCAGTTACCCAGCCTCGTCCCGCCGGAAAAAGGAAAATAGAGGAGATGAAACGGCAAGATGGACTGTATACATTAATGTTACGTGGTTTGCACCAAGGGGAGGAAGTGGAAAAAACGGAAATCATTTCCGTTTTTTCGAAGGTAATTGATCCATATGAAGAATGGGTGGATTTTTTAGCATTATCAGAAAATCCTGAATTGGAATTTGTAGTTTCCAACACGACTGAAGCAGGGCTCAAATACCAGCCGATTCCTTTGGAAGAAGGAAAGCCAATTGAATCTTTTCCAGGAAAACTAACTGCTTTTTTGTATCATCGTTATCTCCATTTCAACGGAGAAGCGAAAAAAGGACTGATCATGCTGCCATGTGAGCTTTTAGAGAGAAATGGTGATTCATTGAAACAATGTGTTCTTAAGCATAGCAGGGATTGGGATTTACCAAAGCCATTCATGGAGTGGGTGGACCGGGACAACCTATTCCTAAACTCGCTTGTAGACCGTATCGTTACAGGATTCCCAGCCAATGAGTCGGAAAAACTATTTACGGCATGGGGATATAAGGATACTCTGCTAAATACGGCAGAACCCTATCATTTATGGGCTATTGAAGGTGACCCTTGTATTGATCAACGTCTTCCTTTACAACAGTCCGGCTTAAATGTGCGTTGGGTAAAGGATTTAACACCTTATCAAATGAGGAAGGTACGGATTCTTAATGGTTCACACACCTTGATGGCTCCTTTAGGGATTTTATCTGGAATGGAAGAAGTAAAACAGGCAATCGAACATCCGGAATTCAACCAATTTCTGAACAATGCCATCGAAAAGGAAATAATTCCTTCATTACCTTTTGATCAAAAAGAGATGATGCTATATGGGGAAAGTGTTCTTGAGCGATTTAAGAATCCTTTTGTACATCATCTCCTGGCCGATATTTCGCTGAATAGCATTTCGAAGTTCAAGGTTCGTCTCCTGCCGACCTTAGAGGAGTATCATAAGGCGCAAGGCAGGCTGCCTGAATGTATCATACGAGGTTTTTCGGCCCTGATCCGATTTTATAAGGTTCACGAAGTGAAGGGGAGTTATATGGGTAAAAGCTTTGCAGGAAAAGTCTATGTCGTTAAAGATGATATAAAGACAATTGAATTTTTCAAGGAACAATGGCTTCGTTATGATCAGGGAGAAATCCCGCTTAGACAATTGATAGAGGCCACCTTAAGTAATCAATATCTATGGGGGAAGGATTTGAGCGATATCCCGAACCTAGGAAACGACTTATGCCAATATCTAGAAAGGATGATTGACAAAAATCATCCGTTGTAA
- a CDS encoding zinc-binding alcohol dehydrogenase family protein produces MKSIVCEQPFEFKMIESEKPVPNSGEALIRVRRIGICGTDIHAYGGNQPFFSYPRILGHELSGYIESIPENESGLNVGDQVSIIPYMECGKCLACRSGKTNCCTDIKVLGVHAEGGMSEWMTVPYNHLVRTEGLTLDQSAMIEPLSIGAHAVRRAAIHKGEFALVIGAGPIGLGVMAFAKEQGAKVIAMDVNDERLAFAGKWVNVDYTLNVLENPMEKLVQLTNGDMPSVVFDATGNAKSMMDSFKYPAHGGRLIYVGLVKADITFNDPEFHSKELTLMGSRNATREDFDYVVNTLKNDKLDMGQYITHRTHLDEMINQFEGWLTPEAKVIKAIVEI; encoded by the coding sequence GTGAAAAGTATTGTTTGTGAACAACCTTTTGAATTTAAGATGATCGAGTCGGAAAAACCGGTTCCAAACTCAGGAGAAGCTTTGATTCGTGTGCGCCGTATAGGAATATGCGGTACGGATATTCATGCCTATGGTGGCAATCAACCCTTTTTTAGCTATCCTCGTATACTTGGACATGAATTATCCGGTTATATTGAATCCATACCGGAGAATGAATCTGGGCTGAATGTCGGGGATCAAGTATCGATCATCCCCTATATGGAATGTGGAAAATGCCTGGCTTGCAGGAGTGGAAAAACGAACTGCTGTACGGATATAAAAGTTTTGGGTGTACATGCTGAAGGCGGCATGAGTGAGTGGATGACGGTGCCTTACAATCATTTGGTGAGAACAGAAGGTCTTACACTTGACCAATCCGCAATGATTGAGCCTTTAAGTATAGGAGCTCACGCAGTTAGGCGCGCTGCTATTCATAAAGGGGAATTTGCACTGGTAATTGGTGCTGGTCCAATTGGCTTGGGAGTCATGGCATTCGCTAAAGAACAGGGTGCGAAGGTGATCGCAATGGATGTAAATGATGAACGCCTTGCGTTTGCTGGCAAATGGGTAAATGTCGATTATACTTTGAACGTTTTGGAGAATCCAATGGAGAAATTAGTCCAATTGACGAATGGAGATATGCCAAGCGTGGTATTTGATGCGACAGGTAATGCTAAGTCAATGATGGATTCATTTAAATATCCTGCTCACGGCGGAAGGTTGATTTATGTTGGTTTAGTTAAAGCGGATATTACCTTTAATGATCCTGAATTCCACAGTAAAGAGCTTACATTAATGGGAAGCCGTAATGCAACAAGGGAAGACTTTGATTATGTCGTGAATACGCTGAAGAATGACAAGCTGGATATGGGCCAGTATATTACACACCGCACACATTTGGATGAAATGATCAATCAGTTTGAAGGGTGGTTAACTCCTGAAGCTAAAGTGATCAAGGCTATTGTCGAAATATAA
- a CDS encoding UxaA family hydrolase — protein MNKFVQLHSNDDVVISLEGIHKGQSLQIQTEDRGMIHIKASDDIPKGHKMLVKPVNRGEDVIKFGYSIGKAKEDISIGEWVHTHNLASGLHGILDYSYQPSSQNTKEPSQIHTFQGYIRENGEVGIRNEIWIINTVGCINKTCEVLAKMGNEQFKDRQIDGVLHFSHPYGCSQLGDDLTHTQNLLAALAQHPNAAGVLVVGLGCENNQIEAFKEVIGEFPPNRIKFLKAQEVQDELESGLRLMGELVEYAEGFVRKPVPVSKLKIGLKCGGSDGFSGITANPLVGAVSDLIVDNGGTSILTEVPEMFGAETILMNRARDEETFNKIVGLINDFKQYFIRHDQEIYENPSPGNKEGGISTLEEKSLGCTQKGGHATVVDVSPYGERVVKHGLNLINSPGNDLVSVTALAAAGAHIVLFTTGRGTPFGGPVPTVKIATNSDLANRKKHWIDYNAGQLIEGRKIEELKEDLFQYILELSSGKKQTNNEKFGFREISIFKEGVIL, from the coding sequence ATGAATAAATTTGTTCAATTGCATTCAAATGATGATGTTGTTATTTCCTTGGAGGGAATTCATAAAGGACAGAGCCTCCAGATTCAAACGGAAGACAGGGGAATGATCCATATCAAGGCAAGTGATGACATTCCTAAAGGGCATAAAATGTTAGTGAAACCGGTAAACCGAGGGGAGGATGTAATCAAATTCGGCTACTCGATCGGAAAAGCTAAAGAAGATATCTCCATCGGCGAATGGGTCCACACACATAATCTAGCATCCGGTTTGCATGGTATATTGGATTATTCCTATCAACCTAGCAGTCAAAATACAAAAGAGCCAAGTCAAATTCATACCTTCCAAGGATATATCCGTGAAAATGGGGAAGTGGGTATCCGTAATGAAATCTGGATCATCAACACGGTTGGTTGCATCAATAAAACATGTGAAGTTCTCGCTAAAATGGGAAATGAGCAGTTTAAAGATCGACAAATAGATGGGGTCCTTCACTTTTCGCACCCATACGGTTGTTCTCAATTGGGAGATGATTTGACCCATACACAGAATCTTTTGGCTGCCTTGGCTCAACATCCAAATGCAGCAGGGGTTTTAGTTGTAGGATTAGGATGTGAGAACAATCAAATCGAAGCATTTAAAGAAGTCATTGGTGAATTTCCTCCAAATCGCATTAAATTTTTAAAAGCCCAGGAGGTTCAAGATGAATTGGAGAGCGGCTTACGTTTAATGGGAGAATTAGTGGAGTATGCGGAAGGGTTCGTACGCAAGCCCGTACCGGTTTCAAAGCTGAAAATAGGCTTGAAGTGCGGGGGTTCCGATGGTTTTTCAGGCATTACCGCTAATCCATTGGTTGGTGCTGTTTCCGACCTTATTGTAGACAATGGCGGTACCTCGATATTGACAGAGGTTCCTGAGATGTTTGGAGCGGAAACGATATTGATGAACAGGGCAAGAGATGAAGAAACCTTTAATAAAATCGTTGGCCTTATTAATGATTTCAAACAGTATTTCATTCGCCATGATCAGGAAATTTATGAAAACCCTTCACCTGGAAACAAGGAAGGCGGCATAAGTACGCTGGAGGAAAAATCACTTGGGTGCACGCAAAAAGGCGGCCATGCGACTGTAGTGGATGTTAGCCCATATGGTGAACGGGTAGTGAAGCATGGTTTGAATTTAATCAATTCTCCTGGAAATGACCTGGTTTCGGTGACGGCTTTGGCAGCAGCGGGTGCACATATCGTTTTATTCACTACGGGAAGGGGTACACCATTTGGCGGACCGGTGCCAACTGTGAAAATAGCAACGAATTCAGATTTAGCCAATCGTAAAAAACACTGGATTGATTATAATGCAGGGCAGTTGATTGAAGGTCGAAAGATCGAGGAATTAAAGGAAGATTTATTCCAATACATTCTTGAACTTTCATCTGGTAAAAAGCAAACGAATAATGAAAAATTCGGTTTTAGGGAGATAAGCATTTTTAAAGAAGGCGTCATTCTCTAA
- a CDS encoding AraC family transcriptional regulator codes for MKKIHNALNHDLLFPFSFVYQDTKSPQNELSDHMHDYYEIVYVYNGKGTFFIGDVFYDMQQGDVFLIPNNTIHRALPNKDDPVTSTIIFFSPTLIYKDMVDDSFSYLHLFDLTKKSKNYKISLPQKKQEKMEEQLQLILQETSSQSIGSRHACLLTVHQIILDLYRTRINGKEDLPEGNGYSSEWIKDILIYINEHIDEALTLTTLAQKALVSPPHFSRVFKETTGIGLIVYLNTKRIIKAKELLLETNHTVAHIAEMCGFESMPQFFRTFKKYNEKTPATFRKENRMR; via the coding sequence ATGAAAAAAATTCATAATGCATTAAATCATGATTTACTCTTCCCATTTTCTTTTGTCTATCAAGATACGAAAAGTCCCCAGAATGAATTGTCCGATCATATGCATGACTATTATGAAATTGTTTATGTTTATAACGGTAAGGGGACCTTTTTTATCGGTGATGTGTTTTATGATATGCAGCAAGGGGATGTATTTTTGATCCCTAATAATACTATTCATAGGGCTTTACCCAATAAGGACGACCCTGTTACCTCCACCATTATCTTTTTCAGTCCCACATTGATATATAAAGATATGGTTGATGATTCTTTTTCATATTTACATTTGTTTGACCTGACAAAAAAGAGTAAGAATTATAAAATATCATTGCCGCAAAAGAAACAAGAAAAGATGGAGGAACAGCTACAACTCATCCTGCAAGAAACATCTAGCCAATCAATTGGATCGAGGCATGCTTGTTTGCTGACCGTTCATCAAATCATACTTGATTTATACCGTACCCGGATAAATGGCAAAGAAGATTTACCAGAGGGCAATGGCTATAGTTCAGAATGGATCAAAGATATTTTAATCTATATCAATGAACATATCGATGAAGCATTGACTTTGACGACTCTTGCACAAAAAGCTTTGGTCAGTCCCCCTCATTTCAGCAGAGTTTTTAAGGAAACGACTGGAATTGGCTTAATAGTATATTTAAATACGAAAAGAATCATCAAGGCAAAGGAACTTTTACTGGAAACGAATCACACCGTTGCCCATATTGCTGAGATGTGCGGTTTTGAAAGCATGCCCCAATTTTTTCGCACCTTTAAAAAATACAATGAAAAGACGCCAGCAACATTTCGAAAAGAAAATCGGATGCGCTAA
- a CDS encoding MFS transporter produces MFSNGRGMVIVFLFLAGVINYLDRSALSIAAPFIQDDLSLTATQMGIIFSSFSVGYAIFNFLGGMASDKWGAKLTLFVAMIVWSLFSGALVLAVGFASMIVIRILFGMGEGPLSATINKMVNNWFPANQRASVVGLTNSGTPLGGAIAGPIVGFIAISYGWRVSFIAIMVIGLIWAICWWKFVKEKPAESKEQKHTGKSYVAATSEGKLKFTFYLKQKTVLFTALAFFSYNYILFFFLTWFPSYLVDARGLSVENMSIITVIPWIFGFIGLALGGFVSDFFFKKFAQKGVLFSRKLVLVTCLFLSAVCIGFAGLVSTTVSAVTLVALSVFFLYLTGAIYWAIVNDVVDPGNVGSVGGFMHFLANTAGIIGPTLTGYIVDTSGTYTVAFLLAGGLAIVASLAVIRFVRPIVKPA; encoded by the coding sequence ATGTTTTCAAATGGTAGAGGAATGGTTATCGTTTTCTTGTTCTTGGCAGGGGTGATAAATTATCTGGACCGATCTGCACTGTCCATTGCAGCTCCGTTCATCCAAGATGATTTATCCTTAACAGCAACACAGATGGGGATTATTTTTAGTAGCTTTTCAGTTGGTTATGCCATATTTAATTTCCTTGGTGGAATGGCGTCCGATAAATGGGGTGCAAAGCTTACGCTTTTTGTGGCGATGATCGTTTGGTCTTTATTCAGTGGTGCACTAGTACTGGCAGTCGGTTTTGCCAGTATGATCGTCATCCGCATCTTGTTTGGAATGGGCGAAGGCCCTCTTTCGGCAACCATCAATAAGATGGTGAATAACTGGTTCCCAGCGAATCAACGGGCATCTGTCGTTGGTTTGACGAATAGCGGGACGCCGCTTGGTGGTGCCATAGCAGGTCCGATTGTTGGATTTATTGCCATTTCATATGGATGGAGAGTTTCTTTCATTGCCATAATGGTGATTGGTCTTATATGGGCGATTTGCTGGTGGAAGTTCGTTAAAGAAAAACCTGCAGAGTCAAAAGAACAGAAACATACGGGGAAATCTTATGTAGCGGCAACATCGGAAGGGAAGTTGAAATTCACCTTTTATTTAAAACAAAAAACGGTTTTATTTACAGCTCTAGCCTTTTTTTCTTACAACTATATTCTCTTCTTTTTCTTAACTTGGTTCCCAAGCTATTTGGTCGATGCACGCGGCCTAAGTGTAGAGAATATGAGCATCATTACTGTGATTCCTTGGATTTTTGGATTCATCGGACTTGCTTTGGGTGGATTCGTGTCGGATTTCTTCTTTAAAAAATTCGCTCAAAAAGGTGTTTTATTCTCACGTAAGCTTGTGCTTGTAACATGTTTGTTCTTATCGGCGGTATGTATCGGTTTTGCCGGACTTGTATCCACAACGGTCAGTGCGGTAACGCTTGTCGCACTTTCCGTCTTCTTCCTATATTTGACTGGTGCCATTTACTGGGCAATCGTCAACGATGTTGTTGACCCTGGTAATGTTGGATCTGTTGGAGGGTTTATGCATTTCTTGGCAAATACAGCAGGAATCATCGGACCGACGTTAACAGGATATATTGTCGATACCTCAGGCACATACACAGTTGCATTCTTGCTTGCAGGTGGATTGGCCATCGTTGCATCGCTTGCAGTCATCCGTTTTGTAAGACCGATAGTAAAGCCTGCGTAA
- a CDS encoding LacI family DNA-binding transcriptional regulator, with protein MKTITITDVANHAKVSKSTVSQYLNKRYEYMSEKTRKKIEETIEELNYQPNIIARSLKQKSTFTVGVVVANILHTFSTQVIRAIENYFYEQGFHIIVCNADDNPEKEKNYIEMLRAKQVDGIIIFPTGDNLDLYQRMKSDHFPIVFMDRTIEELDIATVMLDNHLASKLAIDRFIEKGYETIAIITTSIIRDISPRIERIQGYKDSLASHGIPFNSEYIKTVNADEIPAALSEFFELEKPPRAILAGNDIVLNEVLRYMKQHEINIPDDIAVIGIDDVPYASFYTPTITTVNQPAIEMANLAAELLLSQINKTGKEDTSVHRLKPTLLARNSC; from the coding sequence TTGAAAACCATTACAATTACTGATGTCGCCAATCACGCTAAAGTATCTAAAAGCACAGTTTCCCAATACCTTAACAAACGTTACGAATATATGAGTGAAAAAACCAGGAAAAAGATTGAAGAAACAATAGAAGAGTTAAACTATCAGCCTAATATAATAGCACGCAGTTTAAAGCAAAAATCCACTTTTACCGTTGGGGTAGTGGTTGCCAATATCCTTCATACGTTTTCAACGCAAGTTATTAGAGCTATAGAAAACTACTTTTACGAACAAGGGTTCCATATTATCGTATGCAATGCAGATGACAATCCTGAAAAGGAAAAGAATTATATTGAAATGCTAAGAGCTAAACAAGTGGATGGGATTATCATTTTCCCCACAGGAGACAATCTTGATTTATATCAACGTATGAAGAGTGATCATTTCCCGATTGTATTCATGGATAGGACGATCGAAGAATTGGATATTGCAACTGTCATGCTCGATAATCACCTTGCTTCCAAATTAGCGATCGACAGGTTTATTGAAAAGGGTTATGAAACCATTGCAATCATAACCACTTCAATAATACGCGATATCAGTCCCCGTATCGAACGGATTCAAGGGTACAAGGATTCCCTCGCGTCACATGGGATACCATTCAATTCAGAATATATTAAAACAGTGAACGCAGATGAAATTCCGGCTGCACTTTCAGAATTTTTCGAATTGGAAAAGCCGCCTCGAGCCATATTGGCAGGAAATGATATCGTACTTAATGAAGTGTTGCGTTATATGAAACAGCACGAAATCAATATACCTGATGACATAGCGGTAATAGGGATCGATGATGTACCCTATGCCAGTTTCTATACACCGACCATCACAACGGTTAATCAGCCAGCCATTGAAATGGCCAACTTGGCAGCAGAGTTACTGCTTAGTCAAATTAATAAAACAGGAAAAGAGGATACAAGCGTTCATCGCTTGAAACCGACTTTGCTTGCAAGGAATTCTTGCTAG
- a CDS encoding SDR family oxidoreductase, whose translation MIPIHENLSNRVAVITGGSGVLCSKMAVELARHGVKIAILNRTAEKGQEVVELIEQTGGTAISIAADVLDRTSLENAKGKIIESFGRVDLLINGAGGNHPDAITAPEKYGEEAEGKSFFDLDEDGFSQVFASNFTGTFLASQVFGKELLQVEAPVIVNVSSMSAYAPMTKVPAYSAAKASINNFTMWMAVHFAEEGLRVNAIAPGFFLTKQNRDLLLNEDGSLTARSNKIITSTPMKRFGQPEDLLGTLLWLVDESYSGFVTGITVPVDGGFMAYSGV comes from the coding sequence ATGATTCCCATTCATGAAAACTTATCGAACAGGGTGGCAGTGATCACTGGAGGCAGCGGTGTTTTATGTTCCAAAATGGCGGTGGAATTGGCCCGTCATGGTGTCAAGATAGCCATATTGAACAGAACGGCGGAAAAAGGGCAAGAAGTGGTCGAACTCATTGAACAAACTGGGGGTACTGCGATATCCATCGCGGCAGACGTTTTGGATAGAACCTCATTGGAAAATGCAAAAGGGAAAATAATAGAATCGTTCGGAAGAGTGGATCTATTAATAAATGGTGCAGGAGGCAATCACCCTGATGCCATTACAGCTCCAGAGAAATATGGGGAAGAAGCAGAAGGAAAATCCTTTTTTGATTTGGATGAAGATGGTTTCTCCCAGGTTTTTGCCAGTAATTTCACCGGTACATTTTTGGCCAGTCAGGTTTTTGGGAAAGAGTTATTGCAAGTGGAAGCACCAGTCATAGTAAATGTATCTTCCATGAGCGCCTACGCTCCAATGACTAAAGTACCAGCATATAGTGCTGCCAAAGCTTCAATAAATAATTTTACCATGTGGATGGCTGTTCATTTTGCCGAGGAAGGTTTACGGGTGAATGCCATTGCTCCAGGATTCTTTTTGACGAAGCAAAATCGGGATCTTCTGCTTAATGAAGATGGCAGCCTGACGGCAAGATCTAATAAAATCATTACTTCAACACCAATGAAGCGCTTTGGGCAGCCTGAAGATTTACTTGGTACATTGCTTTGGCTCGTTGATGAATCCTATTCGGGCTTCGTAACAGGAATTACTGTACCAGTCGATGGTGGTTTCATGGCATACTCAGGTGTCTGA
- the uxuA gene encoding mannonate dehydratase, with protein MNITFRWYGKDNDTVTLEHIKQIPGVKGIVWALHQKPVGEVWEKEEIQEEIKYIQSFGFHTDVVESVNVHESIKLGNEDRMIYIEKYKETIRNLSEAGVKVICYNFMPIFDWTRTEMFHPLEDGSTALFYEKAKVDTLDPQDLIRTVTEASDLTLPGWEPEKMDRISELFEAYKTVDEEQLWANLEIFLKEILPVAEACGIKMAIHPDDPPWSIFGLPRIITGESSYEKLISISDSPSNAFTLCTGSMGANPENDMVQVAKKYANRSPFSHIRNVKIYENGDFVETSHHTQDGSINIQGVVEELNKQNYTGYVRPDHGRHIWGEVCRPGYGLYDRALGIMYLLGLWDAYEATKLGEKS; from the coding sequence ATGAACATTACATTTAGATGGTACGGGAAAGACAATGATACCGTTACGTTGGAGCACATTAAACAGATTCCTGGAGTGAAAGGGATTGTCTGGGCACTTCACCAAAAACCTGTTGGTGAGGTTTGGGAAAAGGAAGAAATTCAAGAAGAAATTAAGTATATCCAATCATTTGGCTTTCACACGGATGTCGTAGAAAGTGTAAACGTCCATGAATCGATTAAATTGGGTAACGAAGACCGCATGATATATATAGAGAAATACAAAGAGACGATCCGGAATCTTTCAGAAGCTGGAGTGAAAGTCATTTGTTATAACTTCATGCCGATCTTTGATTGGACTCGGACGGAAATGTTCCATCCTTTGGAAGATGGCTCAACTGCCCTGTTTTATGAAAAGGCGAAAGTGGATACGTTAGATCCGCAAGATTTAATTCGTACTGTAACGGAAGCTTCAGATTTAACTTTACCAGGTTGGGAACCAGAAAAGATGGATCGAATTTCTGAATTATTCGAAGCTTACAAAACTGTGGACGAAGAGCAGCTATGGGCGAATCTTGAAATATTCCTAAAAGAAATATTACCTGTTGCAGAGGCTTGCGGTATAAAAATGGCAATACATCCGGATGATCCGCCATGGTCCATTTTTGGCCTGCCAAGAATCATCACCGGAGAGTCGAGCTATGAAAAACTGATTTCGATTTCGGATTCACCATCGAATGCGTTTACCTTGTGTACAGGATCGATGGGGGCAAACCCTGAAAATGATATGGTCCAGGTGGCTAAAAAGTATGCAAACCGTTCGCCATTCTCCCATATACGCAATGTGAAGATCTATGAAAACGGTGACTTTGTGGAAACATCCCATCATACACAGGATGGATCGATCAATATACAGGGCGTTGTGGAAGAATTGAATAAGCAAAATTATACTGGTTATGTCAGACCGGATCATGGCCGCCATATATGGGGTGAAGTTTGCCGCCCAGGTTACGGTTTATATGACCGAGCATTGGGAATCATGTATTTGCTCGGATTATGGGATGCATATGAAGCTACTAAATTAGGTGAAAAATCATGA
- a CDS encoding bifunctional 2-keto-4-hydroxyglutarate aldolase/2-keto-3-deoxy-6-phosphogluconate aldolase encodes MDKHSIIHRITETKVVAVIRGHDAKEAAQLSKAAVEGGIQAIELTYTTPGIEEAFKELQNTDALLGAGSVLDSETARHAILAGAKFIVSPYFVNGVAELCNRYGIPYMPGCMTIREMAISLEAGCDVLKLFPANHFEPSFIKSVNGPLPNVRIMPTGGINLDNMKDWLNAGAVAIGIGSDLNKAYQNGGYEAAVELSRKYMQKIAE; translated from the coding sequence ATGGATAAACATTCAATCATACATCGAATAACGGAAACGAAAGTTGTAGCTGTTATCCGGGGACATGATGCAAAGGAGGCGGCGCAACTTTCTAAAGCAGCTGTGGAAGGCGGTATTCAGGCAATCGAATTGACTTATACAACACCGGGAATTGAAGAAGCTTTCAAAGAACTGCAAAATACGGATGCACTATTGGGAGCAGGCTCTGTACTTGATTCTGAAACGGCTCGGCATGCGATTTTAGCTGGCGCCAAATTTATCGTCAGTCCCTATTTTGTCAATGGCGTAGCCGAACTTTGTAATCGATACGGCATCCCCTATATGCCTGGATGCATGACAATTAGAGAAATGGCTATATCATTGGAAGCAGGTTGTGATGTTTTGAAGTTATTTCCGGCAAACCATTTTGAGCCTTCTTTCATCAAGTCGGTTAATGGTCCATTGCCCAATGTAAGAATCATGCCAACTGGCGGAATTAATTTGGATAACATGAAGGACTGGCTGAATGCAGGCGCGGTAGCAATCGGGATCGGCAGTGACTTGAACAAAGCCTATCAAAATGGCGGCTATGAAGCCGCAGTGGAATTAAGCCGAAAATACATGCAAAAAATTGCGGAATAA